In Mongoliitalea daihaiensis, one DNA window encodes the following:
- a CDS encoding GIY-YIG nuclease family protein, with protein MLFYVYILQSEKDKSFYVGVSSNPEERLEKHNRPHKGYTARKQPWVLLYTEAYATKTEALKRENYIKAQKSREFIENLISGSSAG; from the coding sequence ATGTTATTTTATGTTTACATACTTCAATCCGAAAAGGATAAGAGCTTTTATGTAGGTGTTTCATCGAACCCAGAGGAACGGCTAGAAAAGCATAATCGTCCTCATAAGGGGTATACTGCGAGAAAACAGCCTTGGGTTTTGCTTTATACTGAGGCATATGCTACAAAAACTGAGGCACTGAAAAGAGAAAATTATATCAAAGCACAGAAAAGTAGGGAGTTTATAGAAAATTTAATCAGTGGTAGTTCAGCTGGTTAG
- a CDS encoding YceI family protein, giving the protein MKTDKITKLIVASLSLLLFLNFSVLAQTNYTIASGTELKITGGSSLHDWEMISKDAKGSAVFTITGNSINSAQSLKVNAEAESLKSGTRGLDNNAYKALKTSQHKQISFTLKELSGSAPNFTAKGDFTIAGVTKSASFPIKLTQSGNNLVFEGSYDTKLTNFSIDPPTALMGTVKTRDDVTIHFKTIFQPTK; this is encoded by the coding sequence ATGAAAACGGATAAAATAACAAAGCTAATTGTAGCTTCTCTGTCACTACTACTTTTTTTGAATTTTTCAGTCCTTGCCCAAACAAATTATACGATTGCCTCTGGGACTGAATTAAAAATCACAGGTGGTTCATCTTTGCATGATTGGGAAATGATCTCCAAAGATGCCAAAGGTTCAGCCGTATTTACCATCACTGGAAATAGCATAAATAGTGCTCAATCCTTAAAAGTAAACGCAGAGGCAGAGTCCCTAAAAAGTGGAACTAGAGGACTAGACAATAATGCCTATAAAGCCTTAAAGACAAGTCAGCATAAGCAAATCAGTTTTACCCTCAAAGAGCTTTCTGGTTCTGCGCCTAATTTTACCGCCAAAGGAGATTTTACCATCGCCGGAGTTACTAAGTCAGCAAGCTTTCCCATTAAATTAACCCAAAGTGGCAATAATTTAGTGTTTGAAGGTAGCTATGATACTAAACTTACTAATTTTTCTATTGATCCACCTACGGCCCTGATGGGGACAGTCAAAACAAGAGACGATGTAACTATACATTTTAAAACAATATTTCAACCTACAAAATAA
- a CDS encoding GIY-YIG nuclease family protein, translating into MLFYVYILQSEKDKSFYVGVSSNPEERLEKHNRPHKGYTARKQPWVLLYTECYATKTEALKRENYIKSQKSREFIENLISSSSAG; encoded by the coding sequence ATGTTATTTTATGTTTACATACTTCAATCCGAAAAGGATAAGAGCTTTTATGTAGGTGTTTCATCGAATCCAGAGGAACGGCTAGAAAAGCATAATCGCCCTCATAAGGGGTATACTGCGAGAAAACAGCCTTGGGTTTTGCTTTATACTGAGTGCTATGCTACAAAAACTGAGGCACTGAAAAGAGAAAATTATATCAAATCACAGAAAAGTAGGGAGTTTATAGAAAATTTAATCAGTAGTAGTTCAGCTGGTTAG
- a CDS encoding GIY-YIG nuclease family protein, which yields MLFYVYILQSEKDKSFYVGVSSNPEERLEKHNRPHKGYTARKQPWVLLYTEAYATKTEALKRENYIKAQKSREFIENLISSSSAG from the coding sequence ATGTTATTTTATGTTTACATACTTCAATCCGAAAAGGATAAGAGCTTTTATGTAGGTGTTTCATCGAACCCAGAGGAACGGCTAGAAAAGCATAATCGTCCTCATAAGGGGTATACTGCGAGAAAACAGCCTTGGGTTTTGCTTTATACTGAGGCATATGCTACAAAAACTGAGGCACTGAAAAGAGAAAATTATATCAAAGCACAGAAAAGTAGGGAGTTTATAGAAAATTTAATCAGTAGTAGTTCAGCTGGTTAG
- a CDS encoding GIY-YIG nuclease family protein: protein MPVPILGKVAYLIHQPFRKVSDKSETFLFMVFSVYILQSEKDKSFYVGVSSNPEERLEKHNRPHKGYTARKQPWVLLYTEAYATKTEALKRENYIKAQKSREFIENLISGSSAG, encoded by the coding sequence ATGCCTGTCCCGATCCTCGGGAAGGTCGCGTATTTGATACACCAACCATTCCGCAAAGTCTCAGATAAATCTGAGACTTTTTTGTTTATGGTCTTTTCTGTTTATATACTTCAATCCGAAAAGGATAAGAGCTTTTATGTGGGTGTTTCATCGAATCCAGAGGAACGGCTAGAAAAGCATAATCGCCCTCATAAGGGGTATACTGCGAGAAAACAGCCTTGGGTTTTGCTTTATACTGAGGCATATGCTACAAAAACTGAGGCACTGAAAAGAGAAAATTATATCAAAGCACAGAAAAGTAGGGAGTTTATAGAAAATTTAATCAGTGGTAGTTCAGCTGGTTAG
- a CDS encoding GIY-YIG nuclease family protein: protein MPVPILGKVAYLIHQPFRKVSDKSETFLFMVFSVYILQSEKDKSFYVGVSSNPEERLEKHNRPHKGYTARKQPWVLLYTEAYATKTEALKRENYIKAQKSREFIENLISGSSAG, encoded by the coding sequence ATGCCTGTCCCGATCCTCGGGAAGGTCGCGTATTTGATACACCAACCATTCCGCAAAGTCTCAGATAAATCTGAGACTTTTTTGTTTATGGTCTTTTCTGTTTATATACTTCAATCCGAAAAGGATAAGAGCTTTTATGTGGGTGTTTCATCGAATCCAGAGGAACGGCTAGAAAAGCATAATCGTCCTCATAAGGGGTATACTGCGAGAAAACAGCCTTGGGTTTTGCTTTATACTGAGGCATATGCTACAAAAACTGAGGCACTGAAAAGAGAAAATTATATCAAAGCACAGAAAAGTAGGGAGTTTATAGAAAATTTAATCAGTGGTAGTTCAGCTGGTTAG
- a CDS encoding GIY-YIG nuclease family protein, translating into MLFYVYILQSEKDKSYYVGVSSNPEERLEKHNRPHKGYTARKQPWVLLYTEAYATKTEALKRENYIKAQKSREFIENLISGSSAG; encoded by the coding sequence ATGTTATTTTATGTTTACATACTTCAATCCGAAAAGGATAAGAGCTATTATGTAGGTGTTTCATCGAATCCAGAGGAACGGCTAGAAAAGCATAATCGTCCTCATAAGGGGTATACTGCGAGAAAACAGCCTTGGGTTTTGCTTTATACTGAGGCATATGCTACAAAAACTGAGGCACTGAAAAGAGAAAATTATATCAAAGCACAGAAAAGTAGGGAGTTTATAGAAAATTTAATCAGTGGTAGTTCAGCTGGTTAG